From the genome of Streptomyces spinoverrucosus:
GTTGGAAAAGTGGACTGAGTCGCGCTGATCGCGGGCTGCTCCCGCGCGCGGGTGGCTCAGTCGGCGAGCTCGCCCACCTTGCGGGCGCTCAGGTCGACCACCAGGGAACGGGCGTCGATCCACGGCCCGTTCTTCACCTTCGGGAACAGCCGCACGCAGCGGTGCTCACCGCACTGGTCGAGTACGGCGGGCTGGGCGCCCGGCGCGGCCCGGTACACCATGCTGTTCAGCAGCAGCTGGTCCGGCGAGGTGAGCTCCTTGCCGGTGGCGTCCTTGTAGTCGGCCTTCAGGCCCGCGCCCAGCGGGTCGGCGATCAGCAGCCGGGCGGCCTCGTTGGCCTCGTCGCGGCTGAGCGGCGGCTGGACGCCCTGCTGACTGGCGGTCCGCTCGACCTTCCCGGTGTCGAGGTTGACGGTCCTGGTGACGAGGGTGTCGTCCCGGTAGTCGTAGAACGACACCTCGGCGCGCCGGGGCGCCTTCGCGTCGCCCAGCTCGCCGGCCTCCGGTTCGGCGAGGTCGACGCCGAGCCGCTGCGGCCCACGGTCCCCGTCGACGTCCTCGCCGGAGCCGCGCGGCTGCCGGCTGAGGGCGATCCGCTCGACCCGCTTCATCTCGTCCTCGGTGAGCGGGTCGCGGCCGGTGCCCTTCTCGCCCTGGGCGGGGGCCTGCTCCACGACACCCGGCGGAACGGCTGCCTGGCCCTCTCCCGCGCTCTGAGCCGCCTGCTGGGCCCCGCGTCCACCGGCCGTCCCCCCGGCCGTGTCGTCGGCTCCTGCCGTGCCCGGCAGGGTGATTCCCACCATCACGGCCGTCCCGGCGACCGCGATCGCGGCACCGGCCACCACCTTGCCCAGATGGCGGTGCACTATGTTGCGCACAATCTCCCCCTACTCCCCCTGGTCTCCAGGGGAGTACGTGTCTGCCCACTGGTTCGGCATACGTCGTATGCACTGGTCGACCGGTAAGAGGGGAGTAAGTCATAGGTGGTTCCCTCACTTTCGGGGAGACTCGGGGGTCAAGGCGGCCCCACCGGCACGACACACCTGGAAGAGTCGTATCCATGCAGGTCTGGCCTGGAGAGGCATATCCGCTCGGCGCCACCTACGACGGCGCCGGCACCAACTTCGCGGTCTTCACGGAGGCCGCGGACCGAGTAGAGCTGTGTCTGCTGCACGACGACGGCTCGGAGACGGCGGTGGAACTGCGGGAGAGCGACGCGTTCGTCCGGCACGCGTACCTGCCGGGCGTCATGCCGGGCCAGCGGTACGGCTTCCGCGTGCACGGCCCGTACGCCCCCGAGCGCGGGCTGCGCTGCAACTCGGCGAAGCTGCTGCTCGACCCGTACGCGCGCGCGATCAGCGGTTCGGTCTCGTGGGGCGAGGAGGTGTACGGCTATCCGTTCGGCTCACCGGACAAGCGCAACGACCTGGACTCCGCACCGCACACCATGACGTCCGTCGTGGTGAACCCGTACTTCGACTGGGGCGACGACCGGCCGCCGCGCACCGAGTACCACGAGACGGTGATCTACGAGGCCCATGTGAAGGGCCTGACCATGCGCCACCCGGGGCTGCCGGAGGAACTGCGCGGCACCTACGCGGCGCTCGCCCATCCGGCGGTCATCGAGCACCTCACCCGGCTCGGCGTCACCACCCTGGAGCTCATGCCCGTACACCAGTTCGTCAATGACCACCGTCTGGTGGACATGGGCCTGAACAACTACTGGGGCTACAACACCATCGGCTTCTTCGCCCCGCACAACACGTACGCCTCCTGGGGCGACCGCGGGCAGCAGGTCCTGGAGTTCAAGTCGGCGGTGCGGGCGCTGCACGAGGCCGGGATCGAGGTGATCCTGGACGTCGTCTACAACCACACCGCCGAGGGCAACCATCTGGGCCCGACGCTGTCCTTCAGAGGCCTGGACAACCCGTCGTACTACCGCCTGGCCGACGACCCCCGGTACTACACGGACACGACCGGGACCGGGAACTCCCTGCTCATGCGGTCCCCGCACGTCCTCCAGCTGATCATGGACTCGCTGCGGTACTGGGTCACCGAGATGCACGTCGACGGCTTCCGCTTCGACCTCGCGGCCACGCTGGCCCGGCAGTTCCACGAGGTGGACCGGCTGTCGTCGTTCTTCGACCTGGTGCAGCAGGACCCGGTGGTGTCCCAGGTGAAGCTGATCGCCGAACCCTGGGACGTGGGCGAGGGCGGCTACCAGGTGGGCAACTTCCCACCGCTGTGGACCGAGTGGAACGGCAAGTACCGGGACACGGTGCGGGACCTGTGGCGGGGCGAGCCGCGCACGCTGGCGGAGTTCGCCTCCCGGCTGACCGGCTCCTCCGACCTCTACCAGGACGACGGACGCCGGCCCCTCGCCTCCATCAACTTCGTGACCTGCCACGACGGCTTCACCCTGCACGACCTGGTGTCGTACAACCACAAGCACAACGAGGCCAACGGAGAGGACAACCGCGACGGCGAGAGCCACAACCGGTCCTGGAACTGTGGCGCGGAGGGCGAGACCGACGACCCTGGCGTTCTGGAGCTGCGGGCCCGGCAGATGCGGAACTTCATCGCCACGCTGATGCTGTCCCAGGGCGTGCCGATGATCAGCCACGGCGACGAGTTCGCGCGCACCCAGCACGGCAACAACAACGCCTACTGCCAGGACAGCGACCTGGCCTGGGTCCAGTGGCCGCAGGACGGCAGCGAGCTGCTGGACTTCACGCGCGCGATGGTGTGGCTGCGCAAGGACCACCCCGTGCTGCGCAGGCGGCGCTTCTTCCACGGACGGCCGGTGGAGGGCACGCACGACGAGCTGTCCGACATCGCCTGGTTCACCCCTGAGGGCAAGGAGATGACCCAACGGGACTGGGAGTCGGCGCAGGCGTCGGCGCTGACGGTGTTCCTCAACGGCAACGCGATCTCCGAGCCGGGGCCGCGCGGGGAACGGATCGCCGACGACTCGTTCCTGCTGATGTTCAACGCCTCACCCAAGGCCCTGGACTTCGTCCTGCCGGTCAACCACGGACGGCAGTGGCAGGTCGTCGTCGACACCGCCCGGCCCGAGGGTGTACCGCCGGGCACGGGTACCAAGGTGGCGGCCGGCGACCGGCTGACGCTCGTGGACCGGAGCCTGACGGTGTTGCAGCGGCCCGCCTAGGCGCGGGTGTCGCTGCCGGGCACGCGCGCGCGGAAGGTGCTCTCGGTGCGTTGGGTGTACGTCGCCGGGCGCGCCGTCCACGCGATCGCGGCGGCGAGTGCGGCGGCCGTGCTCGCCGCCGCGAACGCCGCGGTGGGGCCGTACGACTCCGCTAGGCGGCCGGTGACGGCGACGGCCAGGGCCTGACCGCCGACCAGGGCGCTCGTCCCCAGGGCCATCGCCTCGGCGAGCCGCTGCTTCGGGACCGCGCGTTCGGTGAGCGCGAACACGGTGATCAGGTGCGGGGCGTAGGCGACACCGAGGACGATGACGACGGCGTACAGGGCGGCCAGTCCGTCCGTCCACAGCAGGGGCAGCGAGAGGGCGAAGGCGGCGGCGGTGGCCGCTCGCCAGCGCGCCCGGAGGGCGATACGGGCCGGTACGGCGGCCATGGAGAGGCCCGCCACGGCGCTCATCACTCCCATGGCGGCGTACACCAGTCCGGCCTGCTCCGGCTGCCCCAGGCGATCGGTGAGCGCGGTGATGCCGGCCTGGCAGGCGCCGAACATGGCGCCTTGGAGGCCGAGGGCGGCACAGAGGGGGTGCAGGGAACGGGAGCGACGGGGAGCGGGCCCCGGGGTGCGGTTCGACCGGCGTTCCCCTGACGTCGCGACGGGCCCGTACCGGGCCGCCGTCGTCCTGGCCGTCGGATGCAGCGCGAAGCCGGTGCCGCAGGTGGCCACCAGAAACGCCGCCACCCCCAGGGCGTGTGCGGGATGAGCCAGCACCGCCGCGAGGCCGACCAGGGCCGGGCCGAGGACGAAGGAGACCTCGTCCAGGGCGCTCTCGAAGGACAGGGCCGTGCCCACCGTGGCGTCCGGCGCGCCCGAGCGGCGAGCGAGGGCCACCAGGCGGGTGCGGGCCAGCGGTCCGATCAGCGGCACACTGGCGCCCGCCACCGCCCCCAGGAGGGCGAGCAGCGGCGCCGGCAGCCCGGCGAGCGCGCCGACGACGAGCGCGGCGATCGCGAGGGCGTTGGTGAGGGAGAAGGCGAGCACGACCGTCCGCTGCCCGTGCCGGTCGGCGAGCCGGCCCACCAGCGGCCCACAGGCCACCTGCCCGATCGCGAGCGCGCCGCCGGTCAGCCCGGCGTCGGCGAGCGACCCGCTGGTGCGGGCCACGAGCAGCACGCTGCCGAACTGGACGGTGGCCGTCGGCAGCCGCCCGAGGAAGGACACGACCGGCAGCAGCGGCCCGGTCAGGCCGATCACCTCGTGGTAGGTCCCCAGCGTGCCGCGCCACCCCGTGCTTCCCATCGCTCGAAGCTAGCCACGCGTGTGGGCGCACGCGCAGGGGACGATGACACGAAACCCGGCCGGGCGGGTACGTAGCTTTCCATGACACCTGAGCGTCCTGACCCGACGGTGCCCACGGCCACGTACCGGCTGCAGTTGCAGCCCGAGTTCCCGTTCGGGGCCGCGGCGGCGGCCGTGCCGTATCTGGCCTCGCTCGGCGTCTCGCATCTGCACCTGTCCCCCGTCCTGGAGGCCGTGCCGGGCTCACTGCACGGCTACGACGTCGTGGACCACGCGCGCGTGCGTGCGGAACTGGGCGGCGAGGAAGGGCTGCGGGCGCTCGCGCACACCGCGCGGGAGCACGGTCTGGGACTGGTGCTGGACATCGTGCCGAACCACATGGCGATGGTGCCGCGCCACAACCGCGCCCTGTGGGAGGTGCTGCGGGAGGGCCCCAAGTCGCCGTACGCGCGCTGGTTCGACATCGACTGGGAGGCACAGGGCGGCCAGGTGCTGCTGCCGGTGCTCGGGCATCCGCTCGGCGCCGAGATGGAGCACCTGGAGGTCGACGGAGACGTCCTGCGCTACCACGACCACGCGTTCCCGCTGCGCGAGGGCACCGAACAGCTGCCCCTGCCACAGCTGCTGGACGCGCAGTGGTACCGCCCGGTGTGGTGGCGGCTGGCCCGCACCGAGATCAACTACCGGCGTTTCTTCAGCATCTCGGAGCTCATCGGGGTGCGCGTGGAGGACCCCGAGGTGTTCGAGGCGACGCACGCCAAGATCCTGCAGCTGCTGCACGACGGGGTGATCGACGGGCTGCGCATCGACCATCCCGACGGGCTCGCCGACCCCGACGTCTACCTGAGGCGGCTGCACGAGGCGACCGGCGGCCGCTGGACGGTGGTGGAGAAGATCCTGTCCGACGGGGAGCGTCTGCCGGCCTCCTGGCCCGTCGCGGGCACCACGGGCTACGACGCCCTGCGGCACGTCGACGGCGTGTTCACGGACCCCGCGGGCGCCGGTGAACTCCTCGGCCAGTACCGGCGGTTCGCAGCCCCGCAGACGGACCGGGGCGGCCACTGGGAGTCGACGGTACGGCGGGCCGCGTACCGCGTGCTGGAGCACGAGCTGGCCGCCGAGGTGGACCGGCTGACCCGGTCGGCGAGCCGGCTGTGCGCGGCGTCGCCGGACCCCGCGCTGCGCGACCGCGCGCCCTGGGCGCTGCACACGGCGCTGCGGGAGCTGCTGGTGCGGCTGGAGGTGTACCGGCCGTACGCCTCGGGGGACGCGGCGACGGTCGTCACGGAGGAGGCCGCGGCGGAGGCCAGGGCGGCCTTCGTCGTCGACGAGGAGGCCGGTGCGGTCGACGTCGTACGCGGGCTGGTGCTGGGGCGGCACGGGGACGCGCCGGACCATCTGGAGTTCCGGGCGCGGTTCGCGCAGACCGCGTCCGCGCTGCGGGCGAAGTCCGTGGAGGACACGGCGTTCTACCGCTATGTGCCGCTGCTGTCGGCAACCGAGGTGGGCGGGAACCCGGGGATCCCCGCGCTGTCTCCGGAGGAGTTCCACGCGTACTGCGCGCGCGTGCAGCGCGACTGGCCGCTCACCGGGACCGTCGTGTCGACGCACGACACCAAGCGCAGCGCGGACGTGCGCGCGGCGCTGGCCGTGCTCACCGAGTGCCCGCGGCGCTGGGCGGACGTGCTGACCGAGGTGACCCGTACGGGCGAGGGTGTGCCGGACGCGCAGTTGGCGTGGGCGGCCTGGCAGACGGTGTTCGGCCTCGGCCCGGCCGATCCGGACCGGGTGCGGCAGGCGCTGCTGAAGCATGTGCGCGAGGCCGGGCTGTACACCAGCTGGACGGAGCAGGAGCCGCCGTACGAGGAGGCGGTGACGGCGTTCGTGGCGGCGGGCCCGTGCGGTCCCCCGGGAGAGCCGGTGGCCGCCCTGCGCGGCGAGCTGGAGCCGCACGTCCGGGCCAATGTGCTCGGCACGGCGCTGGTCCATCTGACCATGCCGGGGGTGCCGGATCTGTACCAGGGCACGGAGGCCGAGTACCGGGCGCTGGTCGACCCGGACAACCGTCGGCCTGTCGGGTTCCCGCCCGCCGAGGATGCCGGCGCCAAGGGTGCGGTGACCGCGGCGGCGCTGCGGCTGCGGGCGCGGCGGCCCGAGGTGTTCGGGGACGCGGCGACATACGCGCCGCTGGCGGCCGAGGGCCCGGCGGCCGCGCACTGCCTGGCGTACGTGCGCTCCGGCGAGGTCGTCGCCGCCGTCACCCGGCTGTCGCTGCGGCTGGCGGAGGCGGGCGGCTGGCGGGACACGGCCCTGCCGCTGCCGCCGGGGCGCTGGGCCGACGTGCTGGCTCCGGGTCGGGAGTTCAGCGGGCACGCGCGCGTGGGGGAGCTTTTCGAGCCGTTGCCTGTGGTGTTGCTGGAGCGGGTTGGCTGAGGGGCGGGCGGTTCGCGCGGTGGGGCCGTCGGGTCCGTGCTGGTTGCGGGTTCGGGCGCCGACCGGAGACCGGCGGAGGGCTTGGGGGTGGGGGCGCGAACGCCTGGCCCTGGCGCGAACACGCGTCCGCCCGGCGGTGCGTGCATCCGGGCGCCCCCTGGAGGCTCCCCCGTTCTCTCCTTGACACTGCACGGAGACCGTGCGGTACTGCGGGTGCGAAGCCGGGCGGACAAGTCGGGGGTGAGTCTCCTGCCGGAGCTGCGCTACCCCACCGTGACCGAAATCGTCGCGTCCGCCGGGGCGTTGGCCGCTCGGCATCCCGGCTTGTGCGCCCTCCGGCAGATCGGCGTCTCCCGCGCGGGCCGGCCGCTGCATCTGCTGTCCGTGGGTCGCGCCCGGCGCGCGGTCCTGGTCGTCGCGGGGGCCCACGCGAACGAACCGACCGGGGGTTCGACGCTGCTCACGGTCGCCGAACGGGTGGTGCACGGGCGGCAGTTGCGGTCCGGCATATCGTGGCACTTCCTGCTGTGCGCGGACCCGGACGGCGCGAGCCTGCACGTCACGCCGGCGCCGCGCAGCCTGCTCGACTACCACCTCGGGTTCTTCCGGCCCGCCGGCCCGGAGCAGCCGGAGTGGTCGCCGGCCGTGCTGCCGCCGGACCGGCTGCCGCCCGAGACACGGGCCCTGACCGGGGTCATCGACGAGCTGCGGCCCTACCTCCAGGTCACCCTGCACGGCACCGACCTGGGCGGCAGCTGGGTGCAGTTGACGAAGGAGATACCCGGCCTGGCCGAGCCGTTCGCCAAGTCGGCGGCGGAGCTGCACATACCGGTGGAGACGGGGGCGTCGGACGCGGCGGGCTGGCCCGCTACCGGACCCGGGGTGCATGTGATGCCGGCCGCCGGTGCGAGCCTGGCGTACCCGAGCCTGCCCGCGGACGACGCCCGGCACAGCACCTGGTACCACGTGCACCGGTACGGCGGCCTGACGGCGGTCGTGGAGGTGCCGATGTGGGCGAGCGACCTGGTGGACGACCCGGCCCCGCATCCGGCGCCGGCCGCGGCGATGCGGCGCCTGGCGGGCCGTCTGCAGCGGGACACGCTCCAGGTGGAGCGGGTGCTGTCCGACGCCTCACCGCGCCTGGAGGGCGTCGACGGGCCCCTGCTGCGGGCCGCGAGATGGGCGCTGGAGCTGGTGCCGGGGCTGGCCGCCGACTGGACGTACACGCCGCCCGCCGGACACACGATGGCGTACGTCGGGAGTGTCGACGCCTTCGCCCGCCGCCTGCCTCTGCGGGCGGCGGCGATGCTGTTGCGGGTCCTCCAGGAGACCGACGACCGGGCCGCCCCGCGCCTCGAACGGCTCGTCGCGACCTGGAGCGAGGCCTTCGCCGACCGCTTCCGCGCCCGCTGGGTACCCCTGGAGAACCAGGTCGAGCATCAGGCCCGCACCGTCGTCGCGGCGGCCCTCCACGCGCGCGACCGGTCGGCGTGACCGCCGCCGACCGGTCGCCACCAGCCACCGTCCGTCAGCCGTCCAACGCGAACACCGCCCCCGTGCGCGCCTCCATCTCGCAGTCGTTCGAGAACGTCTGCCGGTAGTCGACCGGCTGCCCACGCCACTGCCCGCGCGCGTGGACGGTCACCGGCGCGTGGACCATCGTGCAGTAGGCGTGCTTCAGCGGCATGCGGCTGATGTCGCCGTGCACGGCGTCGAGCTGGGTGCAGGCCTCGGCGGCCCGCCGGTGGCCCTGGGGCGGGTCGCACATCAGCAGGGTGCCGCTCGTGTCGCTGGACCGGGCGTCGCCCCGGATGACCGAGAGATAGAGCCAGTCGCTCACGCGGGACTCCTGGGCCGTCGCCGGCGCCGGTGCGGCGCCGACGGCGAGGAGGGCGGCCGCCGCCAGCAGACCGCCCCGTACGGCTTTCGTCGTGAGGGTGTACGTCATTCCCGATGCATCGGCACGACCCGCTCACAACCCCAGCCCGACTCACCCGAACGGGAACCCCCGGGTGCGTGCCGCCGGGCCAGTTCGAACGCGGCCAGGACCACCTGGGACTGGTACTCGGCCTGGCGCGGGACGGGGATCCAGCGGGCTCCGCAGCCGTCCCGGTACTCGGCGCACCACTGGTCGACCAGTTCGTCCAGCTCCGGCAGCACACCGGCCGGATCGCGCCCCGCGCGCGTGACGAGCTGGTGCAGCAGCCCCGCCGTGCGCAGGGCGAGGCGCCGTCCGGCGATGCGCAGGGCTGTCAGGTGGGCGGTGGTCAGCGGCGGCAGGGGGCGGCGCGTTAGGTCGAGGTCGGGGTCCCAGGCGTCGGCGAGCCCGGGACAGACGAGCAGGTAGTCGTCGACCGGCGCCAGCAGGCGGGCCGCGTCCGGGACGGCGGCGACATGCGGGCGCACGCGCGCGAGGATGCCCCGCAGCAGCCGCGTGTCGTGGCGCAGGGTGCGGCTGAGGGCGCGCAGCGCGGCGTCCGGGTCGGTGGGCGCGGAGTCGTCCGCCACGGCGTCCACGCCCCACATGGGCGCCTCCACGACGGCCGTCACCGTGCCGTGCCGGTGCGGGTGGTACCACGTCGACTCGACGGCCGCCTCGGTGATGGCCGCGACCAGGTCGCCCCGGCGCGGGGGCGGTATCCGGTAGACGGCGGGCCCGAGTGCCGGCCAGTACAGGGCGTCGTACGCGCCGAGTTCGCGCGGGATGCCGAGGCGGGCCGACGTCTGCGACACGGACCGCGCGAGGCCGGGCAGGTCGCGGGTGAGTTCGACGAAGCCGCCGCCGACGTCGACGCCGTGCAGGGAGCACTGGAAGAAAGGTTTCAGTTCGTCCTGGAGGGCGAGCAGGGCGCGCGTTTCCGGCAGTACTGCGCCGGCCGCGCCGTCGGGCAGCCACTCGGGCTGTTCCAGGAAGCCGGGGCGGAAGAACCCGCGGAAGTACCGGTCGAGGCTGTACGGGCCCGTCAGCCAGCCCTCGTTGTGGCGCAGGCCGTCGGGGTCGAGGCACAGCAGCAGGTTCCAGGTCGTGTCGGCGCCCTCGGTCAGGTGGGGGTCGGCGAGGATCCGCTCGGCCAGCAGCAGGACGGTGGCGCCGCCGACGGGCTCGTTGGCGTGCGGCCCGGCGACGATCAGGGTGTGGCGGCTGCCGCGGCCGGCGGACAGCAGCCACAGGGGCGTACCCGCGCGCGAGGTGCCGATACGGCGCAGCCGGGCGGAACGGGGGTGGCGGGCGACGAGGGCGGCCGCTCTCGCGCCCAGCTCGTCGACGGTCGGATAGCGGAGGAGTGGCGGCAGGGCACACCTCCGTGGTGCCGTCGGTTCACCTGATGTGTGTGGTGTACGCACAGTCAGTCACGAGTTCAGGTGTACGTCAACACCGCGCCGATCAGGGTCATTTGGGGTGTTCGGGCTCGGGCATCGGTGTGAGAGTCCGTGGGGTGGTCCGGGTCAGTTGGCCGCGAGCCGGAACGCCATCTGCCCGAAGCCGACCTGGTCGCCCTCGCGGACCACGGTCGCTCCGATGACACGCCGCCCGTTCACGGTGGTGCCGTTCGTCGAGCCGAGGTCCCGAAGGACCCACATGCCACCCTGGCGAGTGAGTTCCGCGTGCACCCGGGAGACCGTCTCGTGGTTCAGCCGGAGTCCGCTGGCCGGGTCGCGCCCTATGCGCAGGGGGCGACCGGCCGCCGGGTGGGGCAGCAGCAGCTTGGGCAGCCGTTCCGCCCGCCAGGCCCTGCGCAGCCGCTCGGTGAAGCCCGACACCGCCTCGACCGTGCCGAACACCAGGCGCGCGAACCGGCCCTCGGAGGGCAGGTCGGCGGTGAGGGCGGCGAGCTCGTCGGACCGGCGGGCGGCGAGCGCCAGTTCCATGCGCCGGATGAACGTGTCGTGCGACAGACGGCCCATGGCGACGCCGTCATGCAGCACCTTCAGCGCCTTGTCGCGCTCCGCGTCGGACAGCCGCGCGGGGTAGGTCGAGAACTCGAAGGACGACGTCACACGGCTGATTGTCGGGCAGTGAACCCCGGGTGTCCAGAAATCGGGGAAACGACCACCACGCGCGCGTACCGGACGACACCCGCCGTAAAAGGGGGTAAGCACAAGCGGATTGATCTCGTTTGAAGCACGATGATCGGGCGACATCACGGTGAGCAGACGAAGGGGAACCGTCCGTGCAGTTCGAGGTGTGGGCACCGCAGGCCGACCGTGTGACGCTCCATTGCGACGGAGCGACGCGCGCGATGGAGCACGATCCGGAGCGAGCGGGGTGGTGGACCGTCGACGCGGAGGCGCGTGACGGCACGCGCTACGGCTTCTCGGTGGACGACGGCCCGGTGCGGCCCGATCCGCGCTCGCGGCGGCAGCCGGACGGCCCGGACGGGCTGAGCGCGGTCGTCGAGCATGGGCTGCACACGTGGCGCGTCGAGTGGTCCGGCCGCCCGCTGCCGGGCGCGGTCCTGTACGAGCTGCACGTGGGCACGTACACGCGCGAGGGCACGCTGGACGCGGCCGCGGACCGCCTCGGGCACCTCGCAGAACTGGGCGTCACACACGTCGAGTTGATGCCGCTGTGCCCCTTTCCCGGGCGGCACGGCTGGGGTTACGAGGGGGTGTCGCTGTGGGCGGTGCACGAGCCGTACGGCGGGCCCGCGGCGCTGAAACGCTTCGTGGACCGGGCCCACGAACTCGGTCTCGGCGTGGTCCTGGACGTCGTGCACAACCACCTCGGTCCGTCCGGGAATTACCTGCCCGAGTTCGGCCCGTACTTCACCGACACGCACCACACCCCGTGGGGCACGGCCGTCAACCTGGACGCGCCCGGGTCGGACGAGGTGCGGGCGTTTCTGATCGACAGCTCGCTGGCGTGGCTGCGCGACTACCGGCTCGACGGGCTGCGGCTGGACGCCGTGCACGCGCTCGCGGACACGCGCGCGCTGCACTTCCTGGAGGAGCTGTCGGCCGCGGTGGACGCCCTCGCCGCGGATTCGGGTCGCCCGCTGTTCCTGATCGCCGAGTCCGACCGGAACGACCCGCGGCTCATCACCGCCCGCGACAAGGGCGGGCTGGGGGTACAGGCGCAGTGGAACGACGACTTCCACCACGCCCTGCACGCCGCCCTGACGGGCGAGTCGCAGGGCTACTACGCGGACTTCGCGCGCGCCCCCGTCAGCGCGCTCGCCAAGACGCTCGGCGGCGGGTTCTTCCACGACGGTGCCTACTCCAGCTTCCGGGGCCGGCACCACGGGCGGCCGCTGGACCGCACGCGGGTCTCCGCGCACCGGCTCCTGGGCTACAGCCAGACCCACGACCAGGTGGGCAACCGCGCCCAGGGTGACCGGCTCTCCGCCCAGCTCTCCCCCGGCCTGCTGGCCTGTGCGGCAGCGCTGGTGCTGACCGGGCCGTTCACGCCGATGCTGTTCATGGGCGAGGAGTGGGCGGCCGGCACGCCCTGGCAGTTCTTCACCGATCACACCGATCGCGAGCTCGCGGAGGCGGTACGGCAGGGCAGGCGGCGGGAGTTCGCGGCGCACGGCTGGGCCGAGGACGAGGTACCTGACCCGCAGGACCCGGCGACCCGGGACCGCTCGTGCCTCGACTGGGCCGAGCCCGACAGCGAGCCCCACGCGCGCGTGCTGGCCTGGTACCGCCGGCTCATCGCCCTCCGCCACGACCAGCCGGACCTCACCGACCCGGACCTCGCCGACATCAAGGTCGCCCACGACGAGGAGGCACGCTGGCTCGCCTTCCGGCGCGGGGACATCTGCGTGGCCGTGAACCTCGCGAAGACCCCGGCCGAGATCCCCTTGGGCACCCGCCCGGCCGAGGTCCTCGCCGCGTGGGAGCCGGTCGGGCCGCCGGACGAGGAGGGGGTGCTGAGGGTGCCTGGGGAGTGCTGTGTGGTGGTGGTACAGCCGTAGGGGGCACACGCGCGTGCGGGTGCCTGCTCGGCCCAGCCGGCCCGCGTGGGTGCCCGCCCTGGTGCGGCCTCCGGCGGAGGCGCGCACGCCTGTGGGTGTCCGCTCAGTGCGGACGGAGGCCGGTCCTCCCTAGAGGGCGTCGTCCGTGTCGTCTCCCCGGAGTTCCGTCACGCGTTCCAGGAGGATCGCCTCCCACGCGTACCGGAGCCGGGTCCTGAGGTGGAGCAGGGGCTCTTCGCCCTTGCCGGCGAGGCGGTCGGCCAGGTGGACGACGCTGTCGCAGCGGGCGAGCCACAGGCCGCGCAGGCAGGGCCGGGCGCCGTAACCGGCCAGGGTGGCGGCGCGGACGGCGGCGGGGGCGCCGACGGCGAGGGCGAGGCCGGCGATGTCCTCGGCCGGATCGCCGACGACCGCGTCGGCCCAGCCCAGGACGCCGCGGACCCGGCCGTCGGCGCTGACCACCAGGTGCGCGCCGGTGAGGCCGTGGTGGACGAGCACCGCACCGCCGGGCTGGGCGGCGAGCTGGACCGCCGCGGGCGGGGTGAACTGGTGGAGTCGGGCGGCGTCGAACTCGTCTGCCGCGGCGAGGCGTTCGGCGGCGCGTCCGGCGGCCTTGCGCAGCGCCTCCAGGGAGCGCGGGGCGGTGCGCGGCACGCCGAGCGCCTCCGCCTGCCGTACGGGCACCTCGCGCAGCCCCGTGAGAAGTCCGGCCAGGTCGGCCTCGCCGAGGGCGGAGACGTCGTGCTCGGGCGCCGAGCCGCCGGGCATTTTGGTGTCCAGCGTGTAGGTGAGGCCGGGCGCCCACTCGCCGTGCGCCACGCTGGTCGGCACGGCGACCGGGACGTGCGGGCGGACGAGGTCGCGCAGGCGCAGTTCGCGGCGCTGGCGTGCGGCGGCCTCGCGGTCGGGGGCGAGACGCAGCACGTGCCGGGTGCCGACCCACCACGTGGCCTGCCCACCCCCCTCGGTGACCGGCCGGACGTCGGGACCGGCCGCGCCCTCCTTGAGCAGGGAACGGACCAGTCTGCGGACGGTGTCCTCGGTGGGTGTCGGTGCCTGGGTCATGGTCGGACCGTTGTCGCTCGGGT
Proteins encoded in this window:
- a CDS encoding M14 family zinc carboxypeptidase; translated protein: MSLLPELRYPTVTEIVASAGALAARHPGLCALRQIGVSRAGRPLHLLSVGRARRAVLVVAGAHANEPTGGSTLLTVAERVVHGRQLRSGISWHFLLCADPDGASLHVTPAPRSLLDYHLGFFRPAGPEQPEWSPAVLPPDRLPPETRALTGVIDELRPYLQVTLHGTDLGGSWVQLTKEIPGLAEPFAKSAAELHIPVETGASDAAGWPATGPGVHVMPAAGASLAYPSLPADDARHSTWYHVHRYGGLTAVVEVPMWASDLVDDPAPHPAPAAAMRRLAGRLQRDTLQVERVLSDASPRLEGVDGPLLRAARWALELVPGLAADWTYTPPAGHTMAYVGSVDAFARRLPLRAAAMLLRVLQETDDRAAPRLERLVATWSEAFADRFRARWVPLENQVEHQARTVVAAALHARDRSA
- a CDS encoding SSI family serine proteinase inhibitor, which gives rise to MTYTLTTKAVRGGLLAAAALLAVGAAPAPATAQESRVSDWLYLSVIRGDARSSDTSGTLLMCDPPQGHRRAAEACTQLDAVHGDISRMPLKHAYCTMVHAPVTVHARGQWRGQPVDYRQTFSNDCEMEARTGAVFALDG
- the treY gene encoding malto-oligosyltrehalose synthase, which encodes MTPERPDPTVPTATYRLQLQPEFPFGAAAAAVPYLASLGVSHLHLSPVLEAVPGSLHGYDVVDHARVRAELGGEEGLRALAHTAREHGLGLVLDIVPNHMAMVPRHNRALWEVLREGPKSPYARWFDIDWEAQGGQVLLPVLGHPLGAEMEHLEVDGDVLRYHDHAFPLREGTEQLPLPQLLDAQWYRPVWWRLARTEINYRRFFSISELIGVRVEDPEVFEATHAKILQLLHDGVIDGLRIDHPDGLADPDVYLRRLHEATGGRWTVVEKILSDGERLPASWPVAGTTGYDALRHVDGVFTDPAGAGELLGQYRRFAAPQTDRGGHWESTVRRAAYRVLEHELAAEVDRLTRSASRLCAASPDPALRDRAPWALHTALRELLVRLEVYRPYASGDAATVVTEEAAAEARAAFVVDEEAGAVDVVRGLVLGRHGDAPDHLEFRARFAQTASALRAKSVEDTAFYRYVPLLSATEVGGNPGIPALSPEEFHAYCARVQRDWPLTGTVVSTHDTKRSADVRAALAVLTECPRRWADVLTEVTRTGEGVPDAQLAWAAWQTVFGLGPADPDRVRQALLKHVREAGLYTSWTEQEPPYEEAVTAFVAAGPCGPPGEPVAALRGELEPHVRANVLGTALVHLTMPGVPDLYQGTEAEYRALVDPDNRRPVGFPPAEDAGAKGAVTAAALRLRARRPEVFGDAATYAPLAAEGPAAAHCLAYVRSGEVVAAVTRLSLRLAEAGGWRDTALPLPPGRWADVLAPGREFSGHARVGELFEPLPVVLLERVG
- a CDS encoding M14 family zinc carboxypeptidase, with amino-acid sequence MRTPHTSGEPTAPRRCALPPLLRYPTVDELGARAAALVARHPRSARLRRIGTSRAGTPLWLLSAGRGSRHTLIVAGPHANEPVGGATVLLLAERILADPHLTEGADTTWNLLLCLDPDGLRHNEGWLTGPYSLDRYFRGFFRPGFLEQPEWLPDGAAGAVLPETRALLALQDELKPFFQCSLHGVDVGGGFVELTRDLPGLARSVSQTSARLGIPRELGAYDALYWPALGPAVYRIPPPRRGDLVAAITEAAVESTWYHPHRHGTVTAVVEAPMWGVDAVADDSAPTDPDAALRALSRTLRHDTRLLRGILARVRPHVAAVPDAARLLAPVDDYLLVCPGLADAWDPDLDLTRRPLPPLTTAHLTALRIAGRRLALRTAGLLHQLVTRAGRDPAGVLPELDELVDQWCAEYRDGCGARWIPVPRQAEYQSQVVLAAFELARRHAPGGSRSGESGWGCERVVPMHRE